From a single Candidatus Delongbacteria bacterium genomic region:
- a CDS encoding S8 family serine peptidase encodes MIARALILLLLSLSPLFASAMRPAPGEELWWVFLRDRGNQHSGAQREALLQAAARLDSHTVQRRAKGSLAPVGEWDLATSPAYRRQVEACGARIRVESRWLNALSVMVRPEQLAELRALPCVRELRPVARGRRQPLPVSPREPMPAGGARVLDYGASLAQLDEIDVPRVHEAGFNGAGVRVLMLDTGFFTDHEALHDSLVLAEWDFINGDGQTQNEPGDDPAQHSHGTLTFSTLGGSFPGQLYGPAWGARFLLAKTEDVTSETPVEEDYWIAGLEWGESLGADVVSSSLGYTDWYTPLDLDGQTAPTCLAAEQAFQLGMVLCNSAGNARTSDWGHIVTPADGLHVIAVGAVNSSNLLASFSSPGPTADGRIKPEVCARGVGTVCAGIGSTSNYRTANGTSLSCPLVAGAAALVVQAHPGWSPLAVREALMNTADRADSPDNDYGWGRIRTGAAIEYLRAPENLSIRLDASAVRLDWNPGVADSYRVYSAPTPAGPWTQLVQLADTTWSHATALDTDLLCYRITAAGIVLP; translated from the coding sequence ATGATCGCGCGCGCCTTGATTCTGCTGCTGTTGAGCCTGTCTCCTCTCTTCGCCTCGGCCATGCGGCCGGCGCCCGGCGAGGAACTCTGGTGGGTCTTCCTGCGGGACCGGGGCAACCAGCACAGCGGTGCGCAACGCGAGGCCCTGTTGCAGGCTGCCGCCCGTCTGGACTCCCACACCGTGCAACGCCGCGCCAAGGGCAGCCTGGCTCCCGTGGGGGAGTGGGACCTGGCCACGTCACCCGCCTACCGCCGGCAAGTGGAAGCCTGCGGTGCCCGCATCCGTGTCGAGAGCCGCTGGCTGAATGCGCTGAGTGTGATGGTTCGGCCCGAGCAACTGGCCGAGCTGCGCGCGCTGCCCTGTGTGCGCGAGCTGCGCCCCGTGGCCCGCGGGCGGCGCCAGCCTCTTCCCGTTTCCCCGCGCGAACCCATGCCCGCCGGTGGTGCGCGTGTGCTGGATTATGGGGCCTCGCTGGCCCAGTTGGACGAGATCGATGTACCACGCGTGCACGAGGCTGGCTTCAACGGAGCGGGTGTGCGCGTGCTGATGCTGGACACGGGCTTCTTCACCGATCACGAGGCCCTGCACGATTCCCTGGTGCTGGCCGAATGGGACTTCATCAATGGCGATGGTCAGACCCAGAACGAGCCCGGTGACGATCCGGCCCAGCATTCGCACGGCACCCTGACCTTCAGCACGCTGGGCGGTTCCTTTCCCGGCCAGCTCTACGGCCCCGCCTGGGGTGCCCGGTTTCTGCTGGCCAAGACCGAAGACGTGACCAGCGAAACCCCCGTGGAAGAGGATTACTGGATCGCGGGGCTCGAATGGGGCGAGAGCCTGGGGGCCGATGTGGTCAGCAGTTCGCTGGGCTATACCGACTGGTACACGCCCCTTGATCTGGATGGCCAGACCGCGCCCACCTGCCTGGCCGCCGAGCAGGCTTTCCAGCTGGGCATGGTGCTCTGCAATTCGGCGGGCAATGCGCGCACCAGCGACTGGGGACACATTGTGACCCCCGCGGATGGCCTGCATGTGATCGCCGTGGGTGCCGTGAATTCTTCCAACCTGCTGGCCTCCTTCAGCTCGCCGGGCCCCACGGCCGATGGCCGGATCAAGCCCGAGGTCTGTGCGCGTGGCGTGGGCACGGTCTGCGCGGGCATCGGTTCCACCAGCAATTACCGCACGGCCAATGGCACCAGCCTGAGCTGTCCGCTGGTGGCCGGGGCGGCGGCACTTGTGGTACAGGCGCATCCCGGCTGGTCGCCGCTGGCGGTCCGCGAGGCCCTGATGAACACGGCGGACCGCGCCGACAGCCCGGACAATGACTACGGCTGGGGCCGCATCCGCACCGGGGCCGCGATCGAGTACCTGCGGGCTCCCGAGAATCTCAGCATTCGCCTGGACGCATCCGCCGTGCGACTCGACTGGAACCCGGGCGTGGCCGACAGTTATCGTGTATACAGCGCCCCCACGCCCGCAGGGCCCTGGACGCAACTTGTGCAACTGGCCGATACCACCTGGTCGCATGCCACGGCCCTGGACACGGATCTGCTGTGTTACCGCATCACGGCCGCAGGGATCGTGCTGCCATGA
- a CDS encoding alpha/beta fold hydrolase, which yields MKLDVHTYGNAGPALVILHGLLGSGTNWGSFAREFAPVARIVAPDQRNHGTSPHDGDMSVEALAADLLETLDDLELERTHLLGHSMGGKVAMHFATRWPERVRHLLLADITAREYGEGEHRWIFDALGSLDPGTLVSLRDAGEALRPLIPDPGLRQFLLMTLERDPEGSGLRFRVNLPVLSRELQRIRGATPLEGVFEGPTLLVRGERSDYVADEDLPPLRSHFPRLQLATLAHAGHWLHVDQPVAFQRLCAGFFELGELPRG from the coding sequence ATGAAACTGGATGTACACACTTACGGCAATGCGGGCCCCGCACTGGTGATTCTGCACGGCTTGCTGGGTTCGGGCACGAACTGGGGCAGTTTCGCGCGCGAGTTCGCTCCCGTGGCCCGCATTGTCGCGCCAGACCAGCGCAACCATGGCACCAGCCCCCACGACGGGGACATGAGCGTGGAGGCCCTGGCCGCCGACCTGCTGGAAACTCTGGACGACCTGGAGCTGGAGCGCACGCACCTGCTGGGGCATTCCATGGGCGGCAAGGTCGCGATGCACTTCGCCACCCGCTGGCCCGAGCGTGTGCGGCACCTGCTGCTGGCCGACATCACGGCGCGCGAGTATGGCGAAGGCGAGCACCGCTGGATCTTCGATGCGCTCGGGAGCCTGGATCCAGGCACGCTGGTCAGTCTGCGCGACGCGGGCGAGGCGCTCAGGCCGCTGATTCCGGATCCAGGCCTGCGCCAGTTCCTGCTGATGACGCTCGAGCGTGATCCGGAGGGCAGCGGGCTGCGTTTCCGGGTCAATTTGCCCGTGCTCAGCCGCGAGCTGCAGCGCATCCGGGGTGCCACTCCCCTCGAGGGTGTCTTCGAGGGGCCCACCCTGCTGGTGCGCGGCGAACGCAGTGACTATGTGGCGGATGAGGATCTGCCCCCGCTGCGGTCGCACTTCCCCCGGCTGCAACTTGCCACTCTGGCCCATGCCGGGCACTGGCTGCATGTGGACCAGCCCGTGGCTTTCCAGCGTCTCTGCGCCGGGTTCTTCGAGCTGGGGGAGCTGCCCCGTGGCTGA
- a CDS encoding Gldg family protein, protein MTNTKNRSNLLLVLAVLVALNGAAQLYFGRADLSEGKIFTLSDYSRQVVRELEDPLLVKVYFSEDVGPQYNQNRTYIKDMLEDYRAWSHGNLQFEMVDPHDKENFDAEARKAGVQPVQAQVVENDQISVRLVYMGMSFLAGDRKETLPFLGDVNGLEYTMTSTIRRLSSPELVKVGVIQGHGEPGMEPDPMAQQRRAPSGPSISTLTQLLRETYTVEETRLDTPVDPAIHTLVWVAPQEPVSELELYNLDQFLMRGGRLAYFADRYAVDIATRQAQPLELNTDDFLAHFGVKIEQDLVGDRNCGAVTVRQQGGGNPLAALFGIQMRYPLFVELRGFDDEHPVSRKLESTLVAWASSLDTTAFAAARSAGAVIRPLVSTSANTEVQRGPNFDLEPVQQLTPEILASRFNAGPQLIGATVEGSFSSYFAGRALPEGADAAGRLDAGAPTSLAVMADGDFVQDSYSQQGDNLALVQNIVDWLSQDEGLISIRSKTITSRPLVELEPGTRKLIKWFNILAVPVIFILFGLVRWMARRRRAGLA, encoded by the coding sequence ATGACGAACACGAAGAACCGCAGCAATCTGCTGCTGGTGCTGGCCGTGCTGGTCGCCCTCAACGGGGCCGCCCAGTTGTACTTCGGCCGTGCCGACCTGAGCGAAGGCAAGATCTTCACCCTTTCGGACTACAGCCGTCAAGTGGTGCGCGAACTGGAAGATCCTCTGCTGGTGAAGGTCTACTTCAGCGAGGACGTGGGGCCCCAGTACAACCAGAACCGCACCTACATCAAGGACATGCTCGAGGATTACCGGGCCTGGAGCCACGGCAATCTGCAGTTCGAGATGGTGGACCCCCACGACAAGGAGAACTTCGACGCCGAGGCCCGCAAGGCGGGTGTACAGCCCGTGCAGGCCCAGGTGGTCGAGAACGACCAGATCAGCGTGCGCCTGGTCTACATGGGCATGAGCTTTCTGGCCGGCGACCGCAAGGAAACCTTGCCCTTCCTGGGCGACGTCAACGGGCTGGAGTACACCATGACCAGCACCATCCGCCGGCTCAGCAGCCCGGAACTGGTGAAGGTGGGCGTGATCCAGGGCCACGGCGAGCCGGGCATGGAGCCCGACCCCATGGCCCAGCAGCGCCGTGCTCCCTCTGGCCCCTCGATCAGCACGCTGACCCAATTGCTGCGCGAGACCTACACGGTGGAGGAGACACGGCTGGACACGCCCGTCGATCCGGCGATCCACACTCTGGTCTGGGTGGCGCCCCAGGAGCCGGTCAGCGAACTGGAGCTGTACAATCTGGACCAGTTCCTGATGCGCGGTGGCCGACTGGCGTACTTCGCCGATCGCTATGCGGTGGACATCGCCACCCGCCAGGCCCAGCCACTGGAACTGAACACGGACGACTTTCTGGCCCACTTCGGAGTGAAGATCGAGCAGGATCTGGTGGGCGATCGCAATTGCGGCGCGGTGACCGTGCGCCAGCAGGGCGGCGGCAATCCGCTGGCCGCGCTCTTCGGCATCCAGATGCGCTACCCGCTGTTCGTGGAGCTGCGCGGCTTCGATGACGAGCATCCCGTGAGTCGCAAGCTGGAATCCACCCTGGTGGCCTGGGCCTCCAGTCTGGATACGACGGCCTTCGCGGCGGCTCGCAGCGCGGGTGCCGTGATCCGCCCACTGGTGAGCACCAGCGCGAACACCGAAGTGCAGCGCGGACCGAACTTCGACCTCGAACCCGTGCAGCAATTGACTCCCGAGATTCTGGCCAGCCGCTTCAATGCCGGACCCCAGCTGATTGGTGCCACCGTGGAAGGCAGTTTCTCCTCGTACTTCGCGGGGCGGGCCCTGCCCGAAGGTGCCGACGCTGCCGGCCGTCTGGACGCGGGAGCGCCCACCTCGCTGGCCGTGATGGCCGATGGCGATTTCGTGCAGGACTCCTATTCACAGCAGGGCGACAATCTGGCGCTGGTGCAGAACATCGTCGACTGGCTGAGCCAGGACGAAGGGCTGATCAGCATCCGCAGCAAGACCATCACCAGCAGGCCGCTGGTGGAGCTGGAGCCGGGCACGCGCAAGTTGATCAAGTGGTTCAACATCCTGGCCGTGCCCGTGATCTTCATCCTCTTCGGGCTGGTGCGCTGGATGGCGCGGCGTCGGCGGGCCGGGCTGGCCTGA
- a CDS encoding RNA methyltransferase, with the protein MAEPPVIHPLLEPFRMMRNHRPEGGGAPMILEGPALLRRALEAGLTPSCVLCERGKHKDLLHSLESRIPLFEESAETIAALCGFNFHRGILATAPCPELPDRLDSLTAGPVPLLVLPEINDAENLGSLLRAAAAFGVPAVLLGERCTTPFNRRSLRVSMGAAFELRLVHCRNLARELERLRELGLVLLGSSARQGQPPRSLELAPERPCALLVGNEGQGLSPESMAACDHLLRIPMASRVSSLNVAMATGILLYDLANRCAGPSPDLPPAAMPG; encoded by the coding sequence GTGGCTGAGCCTCCGGTGATCCATCCCCTGCTGGAACCCTTTCGCATGATGCGCAACCATCGCCCGGAGGGCGGCGGCGCTCCCATGATCCTTGAAGGCCCCGCCCTGCTGCGACGAGCCCTCGAGGCGGGCCTGACTCCAAGCTGTGTGCTCTGCGAGCGCGGCAAGCACAAGGATCTGCTGCATTCCCTCGAGTCGCGCATTCCTCTTTTCGAGGAGAGTGCGGAAACCATCGCCGCGCTCTGCGGCTTCAACTTCCATCGGGGCATTCTGGCCACGGCACCCTGCCCGGAATTGCCGGACCGGCTCGACAGTCTGACAGCTGGACCGGTTCCCCTGCTGGTGCTGCCCGAGATCAACGATGCCGAGAACCTGGGTTCGTTGTTGCGGGCCGCGGCGGCTTTCGGTGTTCCCGCCGTGCTGCTGGGGGAGCGTTGTACCACGCCCTTCAACCGGCGCAGTCTGCGGGTTTCCATGGGAGCGGCATTCGAGCTGAGGCTCGTGCACTGCCGCAATCTGGCCCGGGAGCTGGAGCGCCTGCGCGAACTGGGGCTGGTGCTGCTGGGCAGCTCGGCACGGCAAGGACAGCCACCCCGCTCGCTGGAACTGGCGCCGGAACGGCCCTGCGCCCTGCTGGTGGGCAACGAAGGCCAGGGGCTCAGTCCGGAATCCATGGCCGCCTGCGACCATCTCCTGCGGATTCCGATGGCCTCGCGCGTCAGTTCATTGAACGTGGCCATGGCAACGGGAATCCTGCTTTATGACCTTGCCAACCGCTGTGCGGGTCCGTCGCCCGACCTGCCACCAGCGGCAATGCCCGGCTGA
- a CDS encoding HDIG domain-containing protein, with amino-acid sequence METEMPPTPELLAFWPELEWIQDTDLRERTARCWQLALDRGPLSMQDLNTIPFTLKHPTDVTFMEHKRCVVHIARESAKAMIAFMGKSLPIDLDTVIAGAILADVGKLLEYELNAEGQCVQSARGKYLRHPFTGVSLCMECGVPDAVSHIVAVHAGEGEMVARSVEGYIVHHADFMSFDPFVKRLKL; translated from the coding sequence ATGGAGACCGAGATGCCCCCGACCCCCGAACTGCTGGCCTTCTGGCCGGAACTGGAATGGATCCAGGATACTGACCTGCGCGAGCGCACGGCGCGCTGCTGGCAATTGGCTCTGGACCGCGGCCCGCTGAGCATGCAGGATCTGAACACGATTCCCTTCACCCTCAAGCACCCCACGGATGTGACCTTCATGGAGCACAAGCGCTGCGTGGTGCACATCGCGCGGGAATCGGCCAAAGCGATGATCGCCTTCATGGGCAAGAGCCTGCCGATCGATCTGGACACCGTGATCGCCGGTGCGATCCTGGCCGATGTGGGCAAGCTGCTGGAGTACGAGCTGAACGCCGAGGGCCAGTGCGTGCAGAGCGCGCGTGGCAAGTACCTGCGCCATCCCTTCACGGGGGTCTCGCTCTGCATGGAATGCGGAGTGCCCGACGCCGTGTCGCACATCGTGGCGGTGCACGCCGGTGAGGGCGAGATGGTGGCCCGCAGCGTGGAAGGTTACATCGTGCATCACGCCGACTTCATGAGCTTTGACCCCTTCGTCAAGCGATTGAAACTGTAG
- a CDS encoding DUF4340 domain-containing protein, giving the protein MKKNLILGVVLVVLLAAIFVPRILPPAKNYPDTLGAVDSAAVDYMHIVFKADSITLVKSGEDWFIDGSPRHPADPAQVGRVLQQCQKIDVIARTSDNKDLVDDTRFGLDADNARFVELRQGAKTVLDARFGKGSADFSNGFARLEGKEPVYRTASNLGSRFAPRRSIWLQKQLFNMNPDTLRELSLTHADGSREHYRWADSLWVGEAFKANGSMRFAESPLNESAFKSLLSGVARFRVTDLAPDSLVAGVDMASPELSASFSDAGGGQHTVAWYRSPKAENRLLCRVSGQDSWYETYSGSLDPYKKDPAELLQK; this is encoded by the coding sequence ATGAAGAAGAATCTGATCCTGGGTGTGGTGCTGGTGGTGCTGTTGGCCGCGATCTTCGTGCCCCGCATCCTGCCCCCCGCGAAGAATTACCCCGATACCCTGGGCGCCGTGGACTCCGCGGCCGTGGATTACATGCACATCGTGTTCAAGGCCGATTCGATCACGCTGGTCAAGTCGGGCGAGGACTGGTTCATCGACGGCAGCCCGCGCCACCCGGCCGACCCGGCCCAGGTGGGCCGTGTGCTGCAGCAGTGCCAGAAGATTGACGTGATTGCCCGCACCAGTGACAACAAGGATCTGGTGGATGACACACGCTTCGGCCTGGACGCCGACAATGCCCGCTTCGTCGAACTGCGCCAGGGCGCGAAGACCGTGCTGGATGCACGCTTCGGCAAGGGCTCGGCCGACTTCAGCAACGGCTTTGCCCGGCTGGAAGGCAAGGAACCCGTCTACCGCACCGCCAGCAATCTGGGCAGCCGCTTCGCCCCGCGGCGGTCGATCTGGCTGCAGAAGCAGTTGTTCAACATGAACCCCGACACCCTGCGCGAGCTCAGTCTGACTCACGCCGACGGCTCACGCGAACACTACCGCTGGGCCGACAGCCTCTGGGTGGGCGAGGCCTTCAAGGCCAATGGCAGCATGCGCTTCGCGGAGAGCCCGCTCAACGAGAGTGCGTTCAAGAGCCTGCTCTCCGGGGTGGCCCGCTTCCGTGTCACGGATCTGGCGCCCGATTCCCTGGTCGCCGGAGTCGACATGGCCAGCCCCGAGCTGAGTGCCAGTTTCAGCGATGCCGGCGGCGGCCAGCACACGGTGGCCTGGTACCGCAGCCCCAAGGCCGAGAACCGGCTGCTCTGTCGGGTCTCCGGCCAGGACAGCTGGTACGAAACCTACTCGGGCAGTCTGGACCCTTACAAGAAGGATCCGGCGGAGTTGCTGCAGAAGTAG
- a CDS encoding GNAT family N-acetyltransferase yields the protein MVHAIARAHCDAWFVLRDRLWPDHSEAEHRAEMEQFLADPARYGQFIALTEDGQPTGFAEVSLRHDYVNGTSSSPVAFLEGIFVDEAARRTGVARSLVDAVIAWARARGVIELASDAELSNSLSHAMHLALGFEETERVVCFTRSLSGGQDT from the coding sequence GTGGTCCATGCGATTGCCAGAGCCCATTGTGATGCGTGGTTCGTTCTGCGGGATCGTCTCTGGCCCGATCACAGCGAAGCCGAGCATCGTGCCGAGATGGAGCAGTTTCTGGCCGATCCCGCCCGGTATGGCCAGTTCATCGCCCTGACCGAAGACGGCCAGCCAACGGGCTTCGCCGAGGTGTCCTTGCGTCACGATTACGTGAATGGCACGTCCAGCTCGCCGGTCGCCTTTCTCGAGGGAATCTTCGTGGATGAAGCGGCTCGTCGGACCGGAGTCGCCCGCAGTCTGGTGGATGCGGTGATCGCCTGGGCCCGTGCGCGCGGTGTCATCGAACTGGCCTCGGATGCCGAGCTCTCGAACAGCCTCAGCCATGCCATGCATCTTGCGCTTGGCTTTGAGGAAACGGAACGGGTGGTGTGCTTCACCAGGTCCCTGAGCGGTGGCCAGGACACCTGA
- a CDS encoding ABC transporter permease subunit yields MTAIYRRELQAYFNSPMAYMFISVFLLLTGWFFFSSFFLAGQADIRGALELIPLLFVFFAPALTMRLISEEKRNGTLELLVTYPVTDLQLILGKYLAALSLLMVAVAGTLTYTITVAWLGNLDGGVAFTGYLGMILMGAAYTAVGMYASSLTDNQFVGFVLGIAFTLGLFLMDKVLFFVPTALVGFFEFLSIDAHYHSMIRGVVDTRDLIYYFSLIALGVLLASRSLSRRKWN; encoded by the coding sequence ATGACCGCCATTTACCGACGCGAACTGCAGGCCTACTTCAACAGCCCGATGGCCTACATGTTCATCAGTGTGTTCCTGCTGCTCACGGGCTGGTTCTTCTTCTCAAGTTTCTTCCTGGCCGGACAGGCCGACATTCGCGGGGCCCTGGAACTGATTCCGCTGCTCTTCGTGTTCTTCGCCCCGGCGCTGACCATGCGGCTGATCTCGGAAGAAAAGCGCAACGGCACCCTCGAATTGCTGGTGACCTATCCGGTCACCGATCTGCAGCTGATCCTGGGCAAGTATCTGGCTGCGCTCAGCCTGCTGATGGTGGCCGTGGCCGGCACCCTGACCTACACGATCACCGTGGCCTGGCTGGGAAATCTGGACGGCGGCGTGGCCTTCACCGGCTATCTGGGCATGATCCTGATGGGCGCGGCGTATACGGCCGTGGGCATGTACGCCTCCAGTCTGACCGACAACCAGTTCGTCGGCTTCGTGCTGGGCATTGCCTTCACCCTGGGCCTGTTCCTGATGGACAAGGTGCTCTTCTTCGTTCCCACGGCGCTGGTGGGCTTCTTCGAGTTCCTCTCGATCGATGCCCATTACCACAGCATGATCCGGGGCGTGGTGGACACGCGTGACCTGATCTACTACTTCAGCCTGATCGCGCTGGGCGTGCTGCTGGCTTCCCGCAGCCTGTCCCGGCGCAAGTGGAACTAG
- a CDS encoding ATP-binding cassette domain-containing protein, whose product MIHFDHINKSYGTVRALDDVSMTVETGQILGLLGPNGAGKTTAMKIITCYMPPTSGRVTVDGLDVTEDPLAVRRKVGYLPENNPLYLDMGVTDYLAFCGRLHGLPAGAIPAAIDRTIQRCGLTEYRHRFIGQLSKGYRQRVGLAQAIIHEPEVLILDEPTTGLDPNQIVEIRNLIRELGREKTVILSTHIMQEVEATCSRMMIINRGRIIADGTPGELRTRLTGAGSHLFEIRGGGDGVARRLKEALPIREITDHSPPGGDSLRLEIHGEAGEDLRERLYRMAVAEDWTLLELSRVQTSLEDVFRELTGADERQGGTAQ is encoded by the coding sequence ATGATTCACTTCGATCATATCAACAAATCCTACGGCACGGTCCGTGCCCTCGACGACGTCAGCATGACGGTCGAGACCGGGCAGATCCTGGGTTTGCTTGGGCCCAACGGCGCGGGCAAGACCACGGCCATGAAGATCATCACCTGTTACATGCCGCCCACCTCGGGCCGTGTCACGGTCGATGGTCTGGATGTCACCGAGGATCCACTGGCCGTGCGCCGCAAGGTGGGCTACCTGCCCGAGAACAATCCGCTGTACCTGGACATGGGAGTGACCGATTATCTGGCCTTCTGCGGTCGGCTGCACGGCTTGCCCGCCGGGGCGATTCCGGCGGCCATCGACCGCACGATCCAGCGCTGCGGACTCACCGAGTACCGCCATCGCTTCATCGGTCAGCTCTCCAAGGGCTACCGGCAGCGCGTGGGGTTGGCCCAGGCGATCATCCACGAACCGGAAGTGCTGATTCTGGACGAGCCCACCACGGGTCTGGATCCCAACCAGATCGTCGAGATCCGCAACCTGATCCGCGAGCTGGGCCGGGAAAAGACCGTGATCCTCTCCACGCACATCATGCAGGAGGTGGAAGCCACCTGCAGCCGGATGATGATCATCAACCGTGGTCGGATCATCGCCGACGGCACCCCGGGCGAGCTGCGCACCCGACTGACCGGCGCGGGCAGTCACCTCTTCGAGATCCGCGGCGGCGGGGACGGTGTGGCACGACGCCTGAAGGAGGCGTTGCCGATACGCGAGATCACCGATCACAGCCCCCCCGGGGGCGACAGCCTGCGGCTTGAGATCCATGGCGAGGCCGGCGAGGACCTGCGCGAGCGCCTGTACCGCATGGCCGTGGCCGAGGACTGGACCCTGCTGGAACTGAGCCGCGTGCAGACCAGCCTTGAGGATGTGTTCCGCGAGCTGACCGGCGCGGACGAGCGTCAGGGAGGGACCGCCCAGTGA
- a CDS encoding calcium/sodium antiporter has translation MLISLALVAAGVLLLVAGGESLLRGAVGLATLLRLTPAIIGLTVVAAGTSVPELAVSAMAAWKGQADIAVANVIGSNIFNITVILGLCVLIRPLQITGNTIKLEYPVLALVSLLCLALAQDGSINALDAVLLLSIYVGFTAFMVSLVRGQVNAAEAAGLTEEVKALSASSPARPLLSVGLVVAGAALLAGGAQLTVTGAVGLARLLGWSERVIGLTIVSAGTGLPEVMASLVSSIRGRSDMAIGNVIGSNLFNILGALGICALFSPLPVEATLISFDGWWMLGLTLLLFPLMYTKLRIDRWEGGVLLVGYLSYLGLVLTAA, from the coding sequence ATGCTGATCTCTCTGGCCCTGGTGGCCGCTGGTGTGCTGTTGCTGGTGGCGGGTGGTGAATCCCTGCTGCGCGGCGCCGTGGGTCTGGCCACACTGCTGCGGCTGACTCCGGCGATCATCGGTCTCACGGTGGTGGCGGCGGGCACCTCGGTGCCCGAGCTGGCGGTGAGCGCGATGGCCGCGTGGAAAGGTCAGGCCGACATCGCGGTGGCCAATGTGATTGGCAGCAACATCTTCAACATCACGGTGATCCTGGGCCTGTGCGTACTAATTCGGCCCCTGCAGATCACGGGCAATACCATCAAGCTGGAGTACCCGGTGCTGGCGCTGGTCAGCCTGCTCTGTCTGGCACTGGCCCAGGACGGCTCGATCAATGCTCTGGATGCCGTGCTGCTGCTCTCGATCTATGTGGGCTTCACCGCTTTCATGGTCAGTCTGGTGCGCGGTCAGGTCAATGCCGCCGAGGCGGCCGGGCTGACCGAGGAAGTCAAAGCCCTCTCGGCCAGCTCCCCGGCCCGTCCCCTGCTCTCCGTGGGGCTGGTGGTGGCGGGAGCGGCCCTGCTGGCGGGCGGCGCTCAGTTGACCGTCACCGGCGCCGTGGGGCTGGCGCGTCTGCTGGGCTGGTCGGAACGCGTGATCGGTCTGACCATCGTCTCGGCGGGCACGGGTCTGCCCGAGGTGATGGCCTCGCTGGTCTCGAGCATCCGCGGGCGCAGCGACATGGCCATCGGCAATGTGATCGGCTCCAACCTCTTCAACATCCTGGGCGCGCTGGGAATCTGCGCCCTGTTCTCTCCCCTGCCCGTCGAGGCCACCCTGATCTCCTTCGATGGCTGGTGGATGCTGGGCCTGACCCTGCTGCTGTTCCCCCTGATGTACACGAAACTGCGCATCGATCGCTGGGAAGGCGGGGTGCTGCTGGTGGGCTATCTGAGCTATCTGGGGCTGGTGCTGACGGCGGCCTGA